The window AAGAGGCAGATAAGACCATAAACTCTCACGACCCCACAATATCAAATAGAAATTTCAGAGCTGAGTTGGGGTCTGTTTGTGGAGTTGCAAGACGATTTCTTGAATGGAAAATTTCTGAACTAATAATCCAAAAAGAGCTTGAAAAAGGCGATATCTTGGTAAGAGACGGTTCTCTACAAACAGCCATTACAGGAGAACATAACTATTCTAAAAAAGCCTATGAGGCCGCATCTGAAAAAGAAGTCACTTTTTGTGGGATTGCTAAAAGGTCTAGACTTTACACTTCAAAAGGGAGATCATTACCATACGCAATACGGCTCTTGGGAAATAAAATGTGCCCTAAGAAAGTATGGTACTATCATCCTGTAGCAGAAATAAACCATCCCGACCATAATGCAGAAATGTATTTTGTGAAATTTCACCCTTCATCAAGGTACACTTTTAGATTTGAAATAGAAAAGAATAGAGCAAAAGCATTGGGAAGAGAAGGAGTTGAGGAAGTCTTGGGAACAATAGCTTCTAACTCTGTTGACCTTAGATTTCCGGGTTACCCCTACGGGTTAGTTGATGCAGATTATATTGCTAGGATTAGGGGCGATGAAAAAGAAACACATAAGGCGCTTTTCTTGTCTCTTTGTGATGATGAGGAAAT is drawn from Methanofastidiosum sp. and contains these coding sequences:
- a CDS encoding DNA double-strand break repair nuclease NurA, yielding MNIEIIKDIINLIKSEENYNRDVLEGEEPQFSDKRYSPFPLSKSNVREFKQCDPNRKVTYIDGGNIELLSSPSVYLGLVRIYFNIFKNNKIIIPNSLSQKFEFYVFGKAIGKGKDINFNFKLFPFSKDYGVDIEEADKTINSHDPTISNRNFRAELGSVCGVARRFLEWKISELIIQKELEKGDILVRDGSLQTAITGEHNYSKKAYEAASEKEVTFCGIAKRSRLYTSKGRSLPYAIRLLGNKMCPKKVWYYHPVAEINHPDHNAEMYFVKFHPSSRYTFRFEIEKNRAKALGREGVEEVLGTIASNSVDLRFPGYPYGLVDADYIARIRGDEKETHKALFLSLCDDEEILKFIDENISVEDAHDVLDSLQWM